ACACAACAACGGTAATAGAAGGACATACCTGCGATCTTGGCCCAGATGATTACAACATGGAATTGTCTCAAAAACGTGCAGATGTCGTGAGGGAATTTCTTGTGAACACCTTAGGCGTTGATGGAAAACGTATCACGACAAAGGCTTATGGCGAAAGCCGACCAAAAGTCCCGAATGCTGACGAGTTTAACAGAAAAATAAACAGAAGGGCTGAAGCTGTAATTACAACTACTATCATTGATGAAGTTGACAGCTCCGGGCCTCAAATAAATCACTATCGTGAAGGGATGCAAGCCGATACGAATCGATTCACACTTCACGATAGTGAGTCGGTGCTTGACAATAAAACAGGACTTATGTGGGCAACACACGACAATGGCAACGATATCGGTTGGGCGGCAGCTGAAAAATATTGTAAAGAGTATCAGGGTGGCGGTTTTTCTGACTGGAGGATGGCATCTCAGGATGAGCTCCAGACACTCTATTTACCGGAGCAGAAGAATGAAAATGGATTTTTTATCACCCCACTTATTAAACTGACAGACTGTTGTACCTGGGCATCTGATGTCAGTATGGGAAGTTCTGGGATATTTAGCTTTAAGACCGGGAAAAAACCTTGGGGGTACCAGGTTGACACCCATAAATTACGGGCCTTGCCTGTGCGAACTGCTCAATAATTAACTAACAGTTATTCAATGAAAACAGTTTTTCTTGGTGTTGGTGATTTTGGGGCTACCAATAAGCCTGGTGAGGTGCTGAAGACTATGGCCTTGGGGTCCTGCGTGGGCTTTATTGTTCTAGAGCCTAAAAGCAGAACAGTCGGCATGGCCCATATTGCCCTTTCAGATTCACAGATAAACCCAAGTCAGGCGACAGCTCAACCCGGTCGTTTCGCTGATACGGCTGTTCCCGCCTTATTAAATCTTGTAGCGCAACTTAGTAAAACCAAACAAGGCTATATTATTAAACTGGTAGGCGGGGCGCAGGTTGCGCAGATGAAAGATACGTTTAACATCGGAAAACGTAATATTCTGGCCATCAAAAAAATACTTTGGCAGATGAAACTGGCGCCGGTTGCCGAAGATCTTGGTGGGCGCATCAGCAGGACTGTAACTGTTGAGGTCGACTCCGGCAAGGTTGAACTGCATTCTCCGGGACGTCCGGACTGGTTGGTGTAGAGGTCTTATTCATGGAAAGATTAAACGCTATGAATACCAGAATTTTAAATGGTCAAATTCTTCGTACTGTTGATCAACTCCCACTCATATCTGAAAGCGCCTCACAGCTTATGCAGATCGTAGTTGAGAAGGATCACTCGATACAGGATATTATTGAAATCGTTAAATATGACCCCGCCCTGACCATAAAAATATTGAAGGTTGTTAACAGTGCCGCTTATGGATTAATGGAACCAATTACATCAGTGGAAAGAGCTGTCCCTCAACTTGGCGATAAAATAGTTTTTGGTCTGGCCATGGAAGAGTGTGGCGCAGCTGTTTATCGCGATGCGATGGAGGGTTACGAAGGTGAAAGCGGTGCCTTATGGCAGCATAGTTTACTTACAGCCCTGACCTCTCGTGAACTTGCCAAAGTTTGCATTAAAAAGGTCAGCCCGGATGAGGCGTATACCGCTGGTCTTATGCATGATCTGGGTAAAGGTATTCTTTCCAGATTTATGAAAGGATCTGCTCCAGATCTTCTCACCGCAGTAGAAAATGACCTCCTGCATGACTATCGTGAAGCCGAGGAGTTTTATTACGGTACAGATCATTGTCTTGTCGGCTGTCATATTGCCAAGCACTGGGGATTACCTGAAGCTCTCTGTGAGGTAATTCGCTGCCATCATAAACCCAGTACGAGCCCCGAAAAGTACAAAGCATTGGTATATGTCGTCCACTTAGGCGATATCATGGCCATGCTTGGTGGTGCTGTGACCGGTGCTGATGCCCTTATGTACGAGGAAGATCCACTTTGTGATTCCTATTTTTCAACAGATGAGGGAACGCTTGACCGATCGATGAACAATGCCTTTTTTGAGTATCAGAAAATTATTAACTCAATGGTTTCCTCGTAGAAGTAATCTTCCACGAATCACGTCAGTTTATCCGCCTCAAAACAGTAGCCCTTGCAGCTCGATATTCACTATGGTATAGACCTGCAATGCGACAAGAGAATCTATTCCATCCACATACGCCTCCTGATTCCTCCCATTCAGATATCATTCGGAATTCCCTTAATAAACCGCAATACGAAGCTGTAACTACTACCGATGGGCCGGTACTTGTCATAGCTGGTGCCGGCAGCGGCAAAACCCGCACACTTGTTTATCGTGTTGCACATCTTATTGAAAAAGGGGTGTCACCTGAAAAGATTTTACTGCTTACCTTCACACGTAAATCAGCTCATGAAATGCTTAACCGCGCCAGCCAATTATGGGATAGTTCCTGCCAAAAGGTTACTGGTGGTACATTTCATGGTGTGGCGAGCAGTTTGTTGCGGCGCTATGGTTTTCATCTGGGCTATACACCACAGTTTACGATTCTGGACAGGTCTGACTCTGAAGGTATCATTAATCTATTAAAGTCATCTCTGGAGTTAAGTGGGGTCGGTAAAAGATTTCCTTCAAAAAAAGTCATCATTAATATCTTTGGTCAGAGTGTGAATAAGAGAAAATCACTTGTTGATATTATTGACTCAAGATACTGGCATCTTTCCGAATTCATTGACGATCTGGATCGTATTCAGCGCCATTATGCCAAGTTTAAACTTGAACATAATCTTATGGACTATGATGATCTTCTCGTTAATTTTGAGAAGATACTTCGGCTGCCTGAGGCTAGCCGGGAGATATCGGCAAAATTTTCACATATTATGGTTGATGAGTATCAGGACACCAATATTATTCAAGCTGAGATTGTCCGGCTTTTATCAAGTCCACATGGAAACGTTATGGTGGTCGGGGATGACTCGCAATCGATATACTCTTTTAGAGGTGCTGACTTTAAAAACATAATGCAGTTTCCTGAACTCTTTGAAGGAACTAAGCTTATCAGGCTTGAGGAAAACTATCGGAGTACTCAGCCAATTCTTGATATGACCAATGGGATTATTGCTAATGCGCAGGAAAAATATACTAAAGAGCTCTACACCAATGTAGAAGGTGGTAAAAAGCCCATCTGCTATTCAGCTCGCAACGATTCTGACCAAGCACATTATATTGCCTCCACAATCGACACCTTAGTGAGTGAGGGCACTCCCCTAAACGAAATTGCGGTTTTATTCCGTTCCGGATTCCACTCGTATAAGTTGGAGCTTGAGCTCTCAAACAGGCAGCTGCATTTCGAAAAACGTGGTGGTCTTAAGCTGACAGAGTCCGCGCATATTAAAGATGTCCTCTCGTATCTACGTGTACTTTATAATCCACAGGACAATCTTTCCTGGAACAGGATATTATTGCTTTTGGAGAAAGTCGGCCCGAAGACGGCTCAAAATGTTCTGAATTATCTCAAAAAAAGTGATGCTCCATTAAAGGCAATAGGCACCTATAAAGCGGGTGGGACATGGCAGAAAGGGTTGGACGACCTTGTCCTGGCCCTTACAAACATCCAGTTGAAGGAGACGCCGGTTCAACAGTTTGACGAGGTGATGCTCTACTATCAAGATATTTTTGAAAGGATCTACCATGATGATTACCCGAATAGAAGCCGTGATTTAGAACAGGTTCGAGAAATTATCGCTACCTATAATGATTTGGAATCATTTATTCAGGATACAGCACTTGATCCCCCGTCTCTTTCAGCGCATGACAACCCAATTGACCCAGAAGCCAACCTTGTTTTGTCGACTGTCCACTCAGCAAAGGGGTTGGAGTGGGATACTGTTTTTGTCATGCATCTTGTTGAAGGGAAGTTTCCTTCCAGTATGGCTCAAACTAACGAGGAACTCGAAGAAGAAAGACGTCTTTTATATGTTGCATCGACACGAGCGCGTAAAACGTTGTACTTAACCTACCCAAGGGAGGTACCCCAACATGGTCGTTTTGCTGAACCGGCCATCGTATCCAGGTTTGTCGAGGAGTTACCCCCTAATCTCCTCAATAGAGTCAATCCAGGCCCCGTACTTCCCTCATCGTTTAGCCATAAACCTCGTTTAAAGGAACCATTACGCCAGAGTATACGTTCTGATAAGGATACTCTCGAAGGGAGATCGGTGCGGCATCCAATTTTTGGCGAGGGCAGGGTGCTTGGCACAGTTGCACCTCGTACCGTTCAGATATCGTTTTTAAGGCATGGCATAAAAACAATCAATCTTGATTATGCAAAAATGGAAATTGTAGAAGAATGAACTATAAAGAAGCATGGCAATTTCTTGATAACCTCCAGTTTTTCACCATAAAACTTGGGCTTGACTCCATGAACCTGTTTTTGGAGCGCCTTGAAAGCCCACATAAAAAAATGCGTTATGTGCATGTAGCCGGCACTAACGGCAAGGGGTCTGTGTCAGCGACACTCCTTGCCGTGCTTTCCAGTGCCGGGTATACGGTTGGTTTTTATTCATCTCCACACCTAAGTTCTGTTCGTGAGCGTTTTCGAATTAACAGTTCCTATATTGACGAAGATACCTTTGCACGATTATCTAAAAAGATTATCGATGTTCTTGGAGATGACCATATTACCTACTTTGAGTTTACAACCACCCTTGCTTTTCTGTGGTTTGCTGAAAATGAAGTTGATATTGCCATAATGGAAGTTGGGATGGGTGGAAGACTCGATGCAACAAATGTCATTACCCCTCTGGTTTCAGTAATTACCAATATATCTATTGACCACAAAGAGCATTTGGGGGAGACCATTACCTGTATAGCTGGTGAAAAGGCTGGTATCATTAAACCCTGCACCCCTGTGGTGTGTGGTGATCTTACTGAAGACGCCAAGGCAGTTGTTGAAACTGTCAGCAGATACAACCAAGCCCTGACATACAGTTACAATAAAGATTTTTCTTGTCTGGGCGCCGAGGATTCCATATTTTTGTATAAGGGTGTTTTCTCTGACATCACTGGGTTGCGATTAAAACTATCAGGGCAGTTTCAACTGGAAAATGCTGCAATTGCCCTGGCAGCCCTTGAGATTCTCAAGCAACATCATTTTGTTATAACTGATGATTCAGTTAGGCAAGGTATCGCTCAGGTTGATTGGCCAGGTCGTTTGGAGTTTCTTGAGATATTCACTGAGCAGGGTCAACCTAAACGCTTTATACTTGATGGTGCTCATAATTTAGCAGGTGTTACAGCCCTCGTTGATACACTGCATAATCAGTTTGCTTATGAAAAGCTCATTCTGGTCTGGGCCTCAATGAAAGATAAAGACTATGCTGAATGTCTTGCTCTGGTTCTGCCATTAGCAGATCAAATTATTTTCACAATGCCTGATAAAAATCGTTCAGCAACAGTTACGCAGTTACAGGCATGTGTTGACAGTTCAAAGAGCAAGTCAGTACTGTCCTATGAGAAAGTTACTGATGCGGTCAGCGCCGCAATGGAAATTGCCACGGAAAAAGATCTTATTTGTGTCTCAGGATCTCTCTATCTCGTCGGATATGCACGTCTGTTTTTATGCGGAGAAATTGTTGATGGATGATTTCTGGTTTGATGGCATTGATGAAATATCTATCCGCCGTGAAAGAGATGCCGCCCGTCAGCTTCGTAAGATAAGCTGGTGGCAGGCCAAATTGAGTTTGGGACAATGTTATTATTGCTCCTGCAAGAAAAGTCCAAAAGAGTTGACTATGGATCACATAACGCCTCTCACCCGAGGCGGTCATAGCACCAAAGGCAATGTCGTTGCGGCCTGTAAAGAATGTAATACGAAAAAACGATCAATGCTGCCTCTCGAATGGAATGAATATATGGACTCTCTCGAAAAATAATTCCCAGGTTACTATAAAAAAAGAGCATATACAGAATATATGCTCTTTTTAAACTGGCTGGAATTATTTGAAGTTATTATTGAGCAGCTTCAGATTCCATTTTATTAAGTACAATATTCAACAGAACCATTGCAACAGGGTAACAAAGTACAAATAATCCGCTTACTGCCAATGCTGTAGTGATAAGTTCTCTCATTTTTTCTCTCCTCATTCGGGTGAATCTTTTATTTAAGATGCTGTTTGATTTTGTTAATAGCATTAGGCGTGCCACACTTGAAAACAAACAGATGATTCACCGCAATTACTAGTAGTTAGGGTGGGGAGAATAGGTTTCCTGTTGATTATATCGAACTATCGAGACACTAGTAGATTTACCCATTGTAGGGTGATAATGCGCAGAAAAAAAGTGCTTTTCCTGAATGATGAATGTTCTTTAACAGCCACCTTGGCTGGTTAAAACGACAAACAGAATTCTGAAACTATCAGTCCCCCATACAAATTCCGATTTCGCGGGCGGTAAGGACCTTGTCATCGTCAACATCAACAAGTTTACGTCGTTTTGTTGCTTCCTTTAAGGTGACAGCTTCCATCTCTCCGGCAACAAGTGCTACCATATGGCCAAACATCTCTTTTTCGGCCATCCGTACGGCGGCAGCGCCAAATCGTAAAGCTAGAAGTCTATCAAAGGTGGTTGGTGAACCACCGCGCTGAATATGGCCAAGAACCAGTGATCGTGTGTCTTTACCAGTTCTGGCGCGGACTTCTTTGGCAACCCATTCACCGATACCTCCCAACACAACCTCCTGGCGTCCAACCTCACAGGAACCATCTTTACATATAACACCAGAATTTTTGGAAGTTGCCCCTTCAGCCACTACCACAATCGCATAATGTTTACCATGGAGTTCGTTATCAGCTATTTTTTCACAAACTGATTCCATGTCAAAAGGAATTTCCGGAATCAAAACAACGTCAGCACCGCCGGAAATACCGGAATTTAAGGCTATCCACCCGGAGCCTCTGCCCATTACCTCAACAACCATAACGCGGTCGTGGGATTTGGCTGTAGAGTGCAGTTTGTCGATTGCATCGGTTGCTGTTGAAACGGCAGTATCAAAACCAAAGGTCAATTGTGTCGCAAAGAGGTCATTGTCAATTGTTTTTGGAATGCCAATGACAGGCATTCCCTTTTCTTCGTAAAAACGTCTGGCAATATCGAGACTGCCATCACCTCCAACGGCAAAATGGCACATAAATCCCATTCGGGTGAAATTTTTCATGATTCTATCAGAGATATCTCGGAGTTGTATTTCACCAGCCATATTTTCAACAGGCATTTCAAAGGGATTGCCCTTGTTGGTTGAGCCAAGAATTGTTCCTCCAATTGAAGTTATATCAGCAACTTTCTCAGGAGTTAAGTGTACGAGTTCGTCAAGGTCAATTAGACCTTTATAACCACCTTTACTGCCATAAACCTCCCATCCTCTGGATTGAGATGACATAACTACAGCGTATATTACAGCGTTTAAACCTGGAGCGTCACCGCCGCCAGTTGAGATAACTACTTTTTTCATCAGCGTACCCTACGATAAAAGTTGACTAAAGCGAAATACCTGCACATTTCTTTCATTAATACAAGTATTGCACAGATTTTAAAAACTTGTCTAGAAAAATTCAGCAAAAATTAATTGGAAATTAGTCGAGCGTCTACGGCCTGATATTTGATTTTTTGTTTTTGGCCCCTTGACTTGAAGTTATTTGAAACTTAGGGTATAGCGAAAGAATACTGACACGATTTCAACTTATTATTTCTATATTTACGTGGAGGATTACACATGTTGGATGTTACTCAATTGGCCATTACTAAGTTAAAAGAGTATATGGACGAAAACAAGATTGACTCGGCTATTAGAATTGCATTAATGCAAGGCGGATGAAGCGGCCCTTCATTGGGATTGGCTCTGGATGAGCCAAAAGATTCAGACGAAACTTTTGACAACGATAGTGTTAAGTTCCTTGTTGATAATGACTTAATGAAAAACTGCGGTGACATTAAGGTTGACTATAATGATGAGGGTCACCGATCAGGCTTTTCAATATCTTCAACTATTCCGGTAAGTGGCGGAGGTGGGGGATGTGGTAGCGGAGGATGTGGCTCTGGATCCTGTGGATGATTCAGCAGTCTGATTAGTTAGGATGAAAAACAAAACCCATAGTCAATTTGACTATGGGTTTTGTTTTTGAAACCATGAAAAATGACCTATGAATAATTCGGAGTTAACAAAAGAAGATGGTCTGACACTCATTCAACACGCCTATCAGACCATAGCAGAACATCTAGGCAAGCCGGCGTCTGAATCTGAAGTAAATGATGTGAGGGAGGCATTGACCGCACCTGTCTTTAACGTGGCCGGTGGCACCTTCGTTACCTTAAAAAAACTCCAGAACTTACGAGGTTGTATTGGTAC
This genomic interval from Desulfobulbaceae bacterium contains the following:
- a CDS encoding HDOD domain-containing protein, which codes for MERLNAMNTRILNGQILRTVDQLPLISESASQLMQIVVEKDHSIQDIIEIVKYDPALTIKILKVVNSAAYGLMEPITSVERAVPQLGDKIVFGLAMEECGAAVYRDAMEGYEGESGALWQHSLLTALTSRELAKVCIKKVSPDEAYTAGLMHDLGKGILSRFMKGSAPDLLTAVENDLLHDYREAEEFYYGTDHCLVGCHIAKHWGLPEALCEVIRCHHKPSTSPEKYKALVYVVHLGDIMAMLGGAVTGADALMYEEDPLCDSYFSTDEGTLDRSMNNAFFEYQKIINSMVSS
- a CDS encoding chemotaxis protein CheD; this translates as MKTVFLGVGDFGATNKPGEVLKTMALGSCVGFIVLEPKSRTVGMAHIALSDSQINPSQATAQPGRFADTAVPALLNLVAQLSKTKQGYIIKLVGGAQVAQMKDTFNIGKRNILAIKKILWQMKLAPVAEDLGGRISRTVTVEVDSGKVELHSPGRPDWLV
- a CDS encoding ATP-dependent helicase, which codes for MRQENLFHPHTPPDSSHSDIIRNSLNKPQYEAVTTTDGPVLVIAGAGSGKTRTLVYRVAHLIEKGVSPEKILLLTFTRKSAHEMLNRASQLWDSSCQKVTGGTFHGVASSLLRRYGFHLGYTPQFTILDRSDSEGIINLLKSSLELSGVGKRFPSKKVIINIFGQSVNKRKSLVDIIDSRYWHLSEFIDDLDRIQRHYAKFKLEHNLMDYDDLLVNFEKILRLPEASREISAKFSHIMVDEYQDTNIIQAEIVRLLSSPHGNVMVVGDDSQSIYSFRGADFKNIMQFPELFEGTKLIRLEENYRSTQPILDMTNGIIANAQEKYTKELYTNVEGGKKPICYSARNDSDQAHYIASTIDTLVSEGTPLNEIAVLFRSGFHSYKLELELSNRQLHFEKRGGLKLTESAHIKDVLSYLRVLYNPQDNLSWNRILLLLEKVGPKTAQNVLNYLKKSDAPLKAIGTYKAGGTWQKGLDDLVLALTNIQLKETPVQQFDEVMLYYQDIFERIYHDDYPNRSRDLEQVREIIATYNDLESFIQDTALDPPSLSAHDNPIDPEANLVLSTVHSAKGLEWDTVFVMHLVEGKFPSSMAQTNEELEEERRLLYVASTRARKTLYLTYPREVPQHGRFAEPAIVSRFVEELPPNLLNRVNPGPVLPSSFSHKPRLKEPLRQSIRSDKDTLEGRSVRHPIFGEGRVLGTVAPRTVQISFLRHGIKTINLDYAKMEIVEE
- a CDS encoding ATP-dependent 6-phosphofructokinase; amino-acid sequence: MKKVVISTGGGDAPGLNAVIYAVVMSSQSRGWEVYGSKGGYKGLIDLDELVHLTPEKVADITSIGGTILGSTNKGNPFEMPVENMAGEIQLRDISDRIMKNFTRMGFMCHFAVGGDGSLDIARRFYEEKGMPVIGIPKTIDNDLFATQLTFGFDTAVSTATDAIDKLHSTAKSHDRVMVVEVMGRGSGWIALNSGISGGADVVLIPEIPFDMESVCEKIADNELHGKHYAIVVVAEGATSKNSGVICKDGSCEVGRQEVVLGGIGEWVAKEVRARTGKDTRSLVLGHIQRGGSPTTFDRLLALRFGAAAVRMAEKEMFGHMVALVAGEMEAVTLKEATKRRKLVDVDDDKVLTAREIGICMGD
- a CDS encoding bifunctional folylpolyglutamate synthase/dihydrofolate synthase codes for the protein MNYKEAWQFLDNLQFFTIKLGLDSMNLFLERLESPHKKMRYVHVAGTNGKGSVSATLLAVLSSAGYTVGFYSSPHLSSVRERFRINSSYIDEDTFARLSKKIIDVLGDDHITYFEFTTTLAFLWFAENEVDIAIMEVGMGGRLDATNVITPLVSVITNISIDHKEHLGETITCIAGEKAGIIKPCTPVVCGDLTEDAKAVVETVSRYNQALTYSYNKDFSCLGAEDSIFLYKGVFSDITGLRLKLSGQFQLENAAIALAALEILKQHHFVITDDSVRQGIAQVDWPGRLEFLEIFTEQGQPKRFILDGAHNLAGVTALVDTLHNQFAYEKLILVWASMKDKDYAECLALVLPLADQIIFTMPDKNRSATVTQLQACVDSSKSKSVLSYEKVTDAVSAAMEIATEKDLICVSGSLYLVGYARLFLCGEIVDG
- a CDS encoding HNH endonuclease; its protein translation is MDDFWFDGIDEISIRRERDAARQLRKISWWQAKLSLGQCYYCSCKKSPKELTMDHITPLTRGGHSTKGNVVAACKECNTKKRSMLPLEWNEYMDSLEK